The Tetrapisispora phaffii CBS 4417 chromosome 16, complete genome genomic sequence ttttctaatgaaaatattgatattttaaatgatttaaataatatcttaATTTCTTATGatcaaaaattatcaataacaAAACCAAAGAGTtcatatattgaaaaattttggTATGATgcttatttattatatgatGAAAGtgttgttttaaatttaaatccTTTTTTCCAATTAGCTGACGATCCAACTTTAAATagttattataaaaattatgattatttttatggtaaagataaagaattaaatccagatataaaaattaaaacaaatgaaaagtCAGAATCAGAATCAGaatcattttataaatacGGTGAATTTACATTGCaaattaaaagaacaacaaaattaattttatcaattttaaaatttattaaagaaattagaaataataaattaaaaccagatttaatcaaaaataaagcAAAATTGTCAATGGATcaatatgaaaaattatttggtTCATCAAGAATTCCATCAAGCAATACAAATactaaagaaaaaaaatattcttgtAATCTACAAACTGATAAAACATCACATCACATAATTATAATGTATAGATCACAATTTTATTGGTTTGatgtattaaatattaataatgatttaatatttgaaaaatctgaTGATTTAGagtataatttattttcaattataaaagattatgaaaaaaatgagaCATTttataagaaaaatatatcaccAATAGGTATATTTACAACAGAAAATAGAAAAGTTTGGTCAAATGTTAGagattatattaaaaatgatcaaaaaaaaaatacaaactataaaaatttaaaattaattgatagtgcattatttattgtttgtttagatgatatttcaattgaagatgataatgaattatcaaaatcaatGCTATGTGGaacttcaaatataaatttatcaaataatattaacaattataaaaatccaaatgaattaattttagGTTTACAAAATGGTACATGTTTAAATCGTTGGTATgataaattacaattaatcGTAACAAAAAATGGTAAAGCAGGCATTAATTTCGAACATACAGGTGTCGATGGTCATACGGTATTAAGACTTGCAAGTGATATTTATACCGATTCAATTTTAAGTTTTGCAACTACTATTACAAATAATGTACCTACtatatttgaatcaaataatgaaaaaatggtaaaaaaatcaaataaattaactaaaaatattttaaattcaaatttaattacaATTCCAAGAAAATTAGAATGGAAACTAGATTCCTTTTTAACTTCATCTTTACATTTTGCTGAAACAAGATTATCCGATTTAATTTCACAATATGATTTAGAAACTTTAGAATTTAGTGGATATGGATCaacattaattaaaaaaatatttaagtGTTCACCAGATGCATTTACAcaacaaatatttcaattagCATATTATGCTTTATACGGTAGATTCGAGACAGTTTATGAACCAGCAATGACAAAGACTTTTCAAAATGGTAGAACGGAAGCAATTAGATCTGTTACAAATGAATCTAAACTTTTTGTTAAATCTATTTTTGACGCTTCCTCCAATGACTTAGATAGAATTGCAAAATTGCAAAAAGCCTGCTCAGAACACTCTagaattacaaaagaaTGTTCGATGGGGTTAGGTCAAGATCGTCATTTATATGCATTGTATTCAATTTACAACGAATATTTTAAGGATACAAAACCTACTCCACCTATTTTTCAAGATAAATCTTggtatttattaaatac encodes the following:
- the YAT1 gene encoding carnitine O-acetyltransferase YAT1 (similar to Saccharomyces cerevisiae YAT1 (YAR035W); ancestral locus Anc_3.176) codes for the protein MSQINDVDNNNDLLQRLPIPNLNDTLNRYYKRIEPLQDDKQNKLSFKKIFSNENIDILNDLNNILISYDQKLSITKPKSSYIEKFWYDAYLLYDESVVLNLNPFFQLADDPTLNSYYKNYDYFYGKDKELNPDIKIKTNEKSESESESFYKYGEFTLQIKRTTKLILSILKFIKEIRNNKLKPDLIKNKAKLSMDQYEKLFGSSRIPSSNTNTKEKKYSCNLQTDKTSHHIIIMYRSQFYWFDVLNINNDLIFEKSDDLEYNLFSIIKDYEKNETFYKKNISPIGIFTTENRKVWSNVRDYIKNDQKKNTNYKNLKLIDSALFIVCLDDISIEDDNELSKSMLCGTSNINLSNNINNYKNPNELILGLQNGTCLNRWYDKLQLIVTKNGKAGINFEHTGVDGHTVLRLASDIYTDSILSFATTITNNVPTIFESNNEKMVKKSNKLTKNILNSNLITIPRKLEWKLDSFLTSSLHFAETRLSDLISQYDLETLEFSGYGSTLIKKIFKCSPDAFTQQIFQLAYYALYGRFETVYEPAMTKTFQNGRTEAIRSVTNESKLFVKSIFDASSNDLDRIAKLQKACSEHSRITKECSMGLGQDRHLYALYSIYNEYFKDTKPTPPIFQDKSWYLLNTTILSTSNCGNPCLKSFGFGPTSPNGFGIGYIIRENSISIVVSSRHRQTKRFSSLIEKSFLEIKHIFHNQFNPVDKSTDLNGNSVKLASMNAKNSLTTKKSEDLRYLLSGYDYFDVNVVG